The Methylomonas koyamae genome has a segment encoding these proteins:
- a CDS encoding chemotaxis protein CheD, with the protein MYLKQRSETYFDPYWRTRAQKIAPGEYCVAAADSVIVTVLGSCVTACIRDRNKGIGGMNHFMVANTNEGRPVNARLEHQAKAAMDKFIDHLLDFGAEPHQLEAKLFGGGNILNGLQRDNVGARSAQFLRNYLAERGIPVVAADMLDIYPRKVSFFPESGKVLVKKLKDIKNETILIREQQYSQRLFAGSLA; encoded by the coding sequence ATGTACCTGAAGCAGCGCTCCGAAACCTATTTCGACCCTTACTGGCGCACCCGCGCTCAGAAAATCGCCCCTGGCGAATACTGCGTCGCCGCGGCCGACTCGGTCATCGTTACCGTGCTCGGCTCTTGCGTCACCGCCTGCATCCGCGACCGCAACAAGGGCATCGGCGGCATGAACCATTTCATGGTCGCTAACACCAACGAAGGCCGGCCGGTCAATGCGCGTTTGGAACACCAAGCCAAGGCGGCGATGGACAAATTCATCGACCACTTGCTCGACTTTGGTGCGGAACCGCACCAGTTGGAAGCCAAACTATTCGGCGGCGGCAATATTCTGAACGGATTGCAGCGCGACAACGTCGGCGCCCGCAGCGCACAGTTCCTACGCAATTACTTGGCCGAACGCGGCATACCGGTTGTCGCCGCCGACATGCTGGACATTTATCCACGCAAGGTCTCCTTCTTTCCCGAATCCGGCAAAGTGCTGGTCAAAAAACTGAAAGACATCAAAAACGAAACCATCCTGATCCGGGAACAGCAATATTCGCAGCGGCTATTTGCCGGCAGCCTGGCCTAG
- a CDS encoding SRPBCC family protein yields MRQIIYALGLTLLCSQAQAHGPTPQKAKESVTIQAPVAKVWEAVKNFGDIGNWHPDLKAAEGDGKNQSGGSRKLTFQNGESIVEELDYYNEAEHEYSYRLKTENVKAFPTSSHTVDLKVGHGDSADSSVVTLKSRFYRGDTGNTPPDNLNDAAAVEAMTRFFKDGLNGLKGKLEK; encoded by the coding sequence ATGCGCCAGATCATATACGCCCTCGGACTCACCCTGCTGTGCAGCCAAGCTCAGGCCCACGGCCCCACTCCGCAAAAAGCCAAGGAAAGCGTGACGATTCAAGCCCCGGTCGCCAAGGTCTGGGAGGCGGTAAAAAATTTCGGCGACATCGGCAATTGGCATCCGGATTTGAAGGCGGCCGAGGGCGACGGCAAAAACCAGTCCGGCGGCAGCCGCAAACTGACCTTCCAGAACGGCGAAAGCATCGTCGAAGAGCTCGACTACTACAACGAGGCCGAACACGAATACAGCTATCGGCTGAAAACCGAAAACGTCAAAGCCTTTCCGACCAGCTCCCATACCGTCGACTTGAAAGTCGGCCACGGCGACAGCGCCGACTCCAGCGTCGTCACGCTGAAAAGCCGCTTCTACCGCGGCGACACCGGCAACACGCCGCCCGACAACCTGAACGACGCCGCCGCCGTCGAGGCCATGACCCGGTTTTTCAAAGACGGCTTGAACGGGTTGAAGGGGAAGTTGGAGAAGTAG
- a CDS encoding sigma-54-dependent Fis family transcriptional regulator codes for MTMSARSDAKPTILMVDDNPVNLEELAFLLNDAGFDVLRAETGETALELAKSRQPDLVLLDVLMPGVDGFTTCATLKSHPATREIPVLFMTALADTANKVQGFHVGAVDYITKPFQYEEVIARVQTHLTLQMLKSELQEKEQRLSRIFENAMDAILALDQDGRITMFNAAAEQMFLRKATDTIGRAVDRFLSPELYKTVTNFRAGVPAKQAIWISEGMTARRGDDSEFPIEATISRVESSGQQLYILILRDINERKAREQAEAECHTLRGINSYLQEEVLASRDGEELIGNSAGLRQAMALVKQVAATDATVLITGETGTGKELIARAIHNLSGRKDKTLVKLNCATIPENLAESELFGHEKGAFTGAINRKLGRFELANGGTLFLDEIGELPLEMQAKLLRVLQEGEYERVGGTQTLKCDVRVIAATHRDLAQFSQEGRFRADLYYRMNVFPIHLPPLRERKEDIPHLVRHFINKYAAKFGKKITTIPERLMSDMQSYIWPGNIRELQHIIERAVILTNGSQLANVECVHATASGGAQAAGPILTLDEAERQHILKALEATSWRIAGNQGAAKILGVPSTTLRSRMERLGISKPV; via the coding sequence ATGACAATGTCCGCCCGCTCCGACGCCAAACCCACCATCCTGATGGTGGACGACAATCCGGTCAATCTGGAAGAGCTGGCGTTTTTATTGAACGACGCCGGTTTCGACGTGCTGCGCGCAGAGACCGGCGAAACCGCGCTGGAACTGGCGAAAAGCCGGCAGCCGGACTTGGTGTTGCTGGACGTGCTGATGCCGGGCGTGGACGGCTTCACCACCTGCGCCACGTTGAAAAGCCACCCGGCCACGCGCGAGATTCCGGTGCTGTTCATGACGGCGCTGGCCGATACCGCCAACAAGGTGCAGGGTTTCCACGTCGGCGCGGTCGATTACATCACCAAGCCGTTTCAATACGAGGAAGTCATCGCCCGGGTGCAAACCCATTTGACCTTGCAAATGCTCAAATCGGAGCTGCAGGAAAAGGAGCAGCGCCTGTCGCGCATCTTCGAGAACGCGATGGACGCGATCCTGGCATTGGACCAGGACGGCCGGATTACCATGTTCAATGCCGCCGCCGAGCAAATGTTCCTCCGCAAAGCCACAGACACCATCGGCCGCGCTGTAGACCGCTTCCTGTCGCCGGAGTTGTACAAGACCGTGACCAATTTCCGCGCCGGCGTGCCGGCCAAGCAGGCGATCTGGATTTCCGAGGGCATGACCGCCCGCCGCGGCGACGACAGCGAATTCCCGATCGAGGCCACCATATCGCGGGTGGAATCGTCCGGCCAACAGCTTTACATCCTGATTCTGCGCGACATCAACGAACGCAAGGCGCGGGAACAGGCCGAAGCCGAATGCCATACCCTGCGCGGCATCAATTCTTATCTGCAGGAAGAGGTTTTGGCCAGCCGCGACGGCGAGGAATTGATCGGCAATTCGGCCGGCCTGCGCCAGGCGATGGCGTTGGTCAAGCAGGTGGCGGCGACCGATGCGACGGTATTGATCACCGGCGAAACCGGTACCGGTAAGGAGTTGATTGCGCGGGCGATCCATAATCTGAGCGGGCGCAAGGACAAGACGCTGGTGAAATTGAACTGCGCGACGATTCCGGAAAATCTGGCCGAGAGCGAATTGTTCGGCCACGAAAAAGGCGCCTTCACCGGCGCGATCAACCGCAAACTGGGCCGGTTCGAATTGGCCAACGGCGGAACCTTGTTTTTGGACGAGATCGGCGAACTGCCGCTGGAAATGCAGGCCAAACTGCTGCGCGTGCTGCAGGAGGGCGAATACGAACGGGTCGGCGGCACTCAAACCCTGAAATGCGACGTGCGCGTCATCGCCGCCACCCACCGCGATCTGGCCCAGTTTTCCCAAGAGGGTCGGTTCCGCGCCGACTTGTATTACCGGATGAACGTATTTCCGATCCATTTGCCGCCGCTGCGCGAGCGCAAAGAAGATATTCCGCATCTGGTGCGGCATTTCATCAACAAATACGCGGCCAAGTTCGGCAAGAAAATTACGACGATTCCGGAACGGTTGATGTCGGACATGCAAAGCTACATCTGGCCCGGCAATATCCGCGAGTTGCAGCACATCATCGAGCGGGCCGTGATTCTGACCAACGGCTCGCAACTCGCCAACGTCGAATGCGTGCACGCCACCGCGAGCGGGGGGGCGCAAGCCGCAGGGCCGATCCTGACGTTGGACGAAGCCGAAAGGCAGCATATTCTGAAAGCGCTGGAAGCTACCTCCTGGCGTATCGCCGGCAACCAGGGTGCCGCCAAAATCCTTGGCGTGCCATCGACCACGTTACGTTCGCGGATGGAGCGCTTGGGCATCAGCAAGCCGGTCTGA
- a CDS encoding hybrid sensor histidine kinase/response regulator — translation MRRFFHSFNGRMILAVVGIHLLLVPVLLFGIYRVIKPSVEEQFVNFVRSDALLFGNLIAPRLGGGKSRELQELLGDFLLNGRLAYADIVSESGELHADVELNAKQQFQEDFFFGEHGDDIYFLAVPVANPDDGSLAILRLGYDERQVRHDIVVIYQRSAYFVAIYLGLSLLVVGLFGRRLVSPLERLRDEAEQIAAGNHTRQFSSGTKISEVLALTEHLEKMRQALVSARDAALQAAGAKTEFLANMSHEIRTPMNGIMGMIGLALRTELTPQQREFLSMANSSADALLRIVNDILDFSKIDARKLELDHAPFKLRESLGDTLKLLAGHSHEKGLELMLRIDPETPDDLMGDIGRLNQVIINLVGNAIKFTQHGEIVLQVKPEAVNDDRVRLHFSVQDTGIGIPRDKQQLIFEAFAQIDASSTRKFGGTGLGLSISSRLVELMGGQLWLESEEHKGSTFYFSAWFDRHSRSDAEAAAPALIDVKGLPVLIVDDNNINLRVFEEILHHWGMAPTTVDSGEAAIEALQRMAETGGTYSLILLDAMMPIMDGFMVAKMIREDPRLEPVTIMMLSSADRPDDSERCRDLGINLYVRKPVKHSELWHAIQSALGKAESRSAERGPLVLAKPPKLLNILLAEDNPVNQFMAVALLEERGHTVQVANNGQEVLDILQRDRFDLILMDVQMPVMDGFQATEAIRAAEAQTQKHQRIVAMTAHALKGDRERCLAAGMDDYIAKPVQEQELLATVECWNMAAAELEHQSGAAAPAAPVLEWQEALNRVRGRSQLLAKMMSLFLEQSTGLLEDAAEAIRRRDGEALRLSAHTLKGSANSIGAFEFGQIAQRIESSGLEAAYDDAGADLALLRAAMLRLEPEIQTFLAENSV, via the coding sequence ATGAGGCGGTTTTTTCATAGTTTCAACGGACGCATGATTTTGGCGGTGGTCGGTATCCACCTGTTGCTGGTGCCGGTGTTGTTGTTCGGCATTTACCGGGTGATCAAGCCCAGCGTGGAAGAACAATTCGTCAACTTCGTCCGCTCCGACGCGCTGTTGTTCGGCAATTTGATCGCGCCGCGGTTGGGCGGCGGCAAGAGCCGGGAATTGCAGGAATTGTTAGGCGATTTTTTATTGAACGGCCGCCTGGCTTACGCCGACATCGTCAGCGAAAGCGGCGAATTGCACGCCGATGTCGAACTCAACGCCAAGCAGCAATTCCAGGAAGACTTTTTCTTCGGCGAGCACGGCGACGACATTTACTTCCTGGCCGTGCCGGTCGCCAATCCCGACGACGGTTCGCTGGCGATATTGCGGTTGGGCTACGACGAACGCCAGGTGCGCCACGACATCGTCGTCATTTACCAGCGCAGCGCCTACTTCGTCGCGATTTATCTGGGTTTGTCGCTACTGGTGGTCGGTTTGTTCGGCCGCCGCTTGGTCAGTCCGTTGGAGCGTTTGCGCGACGAAGCCGAACAGATCGCCGCCGGCAACCACACCCGCCAATTCAGTTCCGGCACCAAGATCAGCGAAGTGCTGGCCTTGACCGAGCATCTGGAGAAAATGCGCCAGGCCTTGGTGTCGGCCCGCGACGCGGCGTTGCAGGCGGCAGGCGCCAAGACCGAATTTCTGGCCAACATGAGCCACGAGATTCGCACGCCGATGAACGGCATCATGGGCATGATCGGCCTGGCCTTACGCACCGAATTGACGCCGCAGCAGCGCGAGTTTTTATCGATGGCCAACAGTTCGGCCGATGCCTTGCTGCGCATCGTCAACGACATTCTGGATTTTTCCAAGATCGACGCCCGCAAGCTGGAGCTGGACCACGCGCCGTTCAAATTGCGGGAAAGCCTGGGCGACACGCTGAAACTGCTGGCCGGCCATTCCCACGAAAAAGGCCTGGAATTGATGCTGCGCATCGATCCGGAAACCCCGGACGACCTGATGGGCGATATCGGCCGCTTGAACCAGGTCATCATCAACCTGGTCGGCAATGCGATCAAATTTACCCAGCACGGCGAGATCGTGTTGCAGGTCAAACCCGAGGCGGTCAACGACGACCGGGTGCGGCTGCATTTCTCCGTGCAGGATACCGGCATCGGCATTCCGCGCGACAAACAGCAATTGATTTTCGAAGCCTTCGCCCAGATTGACGCCTCGTCCACCCGCAAATTCGGCGGTACCGGCCTGGGCTTGTCGATCTCGTCGCGGCTGGTCGAACTGATGGGCGGCCAGTTGTGGCTGGAAAGCGAGGAACACAAAGGCAGCACCTTCTATTTCAGCGCCTGGTTCGACCGCCATAGCCGGAGCGACGCCGAAGCCGCCGCGCCGGCCTTGATCGACGTTAAAGGACTGCCGGTGTTGATCGTCGACGACAACAACATCAATCTGCGCGTGTTCGAGGAAATTCTGCACCATTGGGGCATGGCCCCGACCACGGTCGACAGCGGCGAGGCGGCGATCGAGGCCTTACAGCGCATGGCCGAAACCGGCGGCACTTATTCTTTGATTTTGCTCGATGCGATGATGCCGATCATGGACGGCTTTATGGTGGCGAAAATGATCCGCGAAGACCCGCGGCTGGAGCCGGTGACCATCATGATGCTGTCGTCGGCCGACCGCCCCGACGACTCGGAACGCTGCCGCGATCTGGGTATTAATCTGTACGTGCGCAAGCCTGTCAAGCACTCCGAGCTGTGGCATGCGATCCAGTCGGCGCTGGGCAAGGCCGAAAGCCGTTCGGCCGAGCGCGGGCCGCTGGTATTGGCGAAACCGCCGAAATTACTGAATATTCTGTTGGCCGAAGATAACCCGGTGAACCAGTTCATGGCCGTGGCCTTGCTGGAAGAGCGCGGCCATACGGTGCAAGTCGCCAACAACGGCCAGGAAGTGCTGGATATTTTGCAGCGCGACCGATTCGATTTGATCCTGATGGACGTGCAAATGCCGGTGATGGACGGCTTCCAGGCCACCGAAGCGATCCGCGCCGCGGAAGCGCAAACTCAAAAACACCAGCGTATCGTGGCGATGACGGCCCACGCCTTGAAGGGCGACCGCGAACGTTGTCTGGCCGCCGGCATGGACGATTACATCGCCAAACCGGTGCAGGAACAGGAATTACTAGCGACTGTGGAGTGTTGGAATATGGCGGCGGCAGAACTGGAACACCAAAGCGGCGCTGCGGCGCCGGCAGCGCCGGTACTGGAATGGCAGGAGGCTCTCAACCGGGTGCGCGGCCGCAGCCAGTTGCTGGCCAAGATGATGTCGCTGTTTCTGGAGCAGTCCACCGGTTTGCTGGAAGACGCCGCCGAGGCGATCAGACGCCGCGACGGCGAAGCCCTGCGCCTGTCGGCGCATACCTTGAAGGGCTCGGCCAACAGCATCGGCGCCTTCGAATTCGGCCAGATCGCCCAGCGCATCGAATCCTCGGGCCTGGAAGCCGCCTATGACGATGCCGGCGCCGATCTGGCCTTGCTGCGCGCGGCGATGCTGCGCCTGGAACCCGAAATCCAAACTTTCCTGGCCGAGAATAGCGTATGA
- a CDS encoding MlaA family lipoprotein, protein MRNGTIPTLATVAAAVAVLAGCAGIPASDPRDPWENWNRPVQTFNDRVDDYVMKPVARGYRWITPDFVDAGISNFFSNVADIRVFINDALQGKFQQAGMDAARFLVNTTAGVAGWFDPASSIDLPKHHEDFDQTLGYWGVPTGPYLVLPLLGPSSPRGVVGLIGDTAANPISYTGLFTNSSVLSQAISGGLGGLNAADLRADNLETEKIASEAAVDRYGFFRGAYFSQRNYLVNDGNVTDDDILHLDETEEKLSPVNPY, encoded by the coding sequence ATGCGAAACGGAACAATCCCTACCCTGGCTACTGTCGCCGCCGCCGTGGCCGTTTTGGCCGGCTGCGCCGGCATTCCGGCATCCGACCCGCGCGACCCGTGGGAAAACTGGAACCGGCCGGTGCAAACCTTCAACGACCGTGTCGACGACTACGTGATGAAACCGGTGGCGCGCGGCTACCGCTGGATTACGCCGGACTTCGTCGATGCCGGCATCAGCAATTTTTTCAGTAACGTCGCCGACATCCGCGTGTTCATCAACGATGCGCTGCAGGGTAAATTCCAGCAAGCCGGCATGGACGCCGCCCGCTTTTTGGTCAATACCACCGCAGGCGTGGCCGGTTGGTTCGATCCGGCCAGCAGCATCGACTTGCCCAAACACCACGAAGATTTCGACCAAACCCTGGGCTATTGGGGCGTCCCGACCGGACCGTATTTGGTATTGCCGCTGCTGGGGCCGAGTTCGCCGCGCGGCGTCGTCGGCTTGATCGGCGATACCGCCGCCAACCCGATCAGCTATACCGGACTGTTCACCAACTCGTCGGTACTATCGCAGGCGATCTCCGGCGGCTTGGGCGGCCTCAACGCCGCCGATTTGCGTGCCGACAATCTGGAAACCGAAAAAATCGCCAGCGAAGCCGCCGTCGACCGCTACGGATTTTTCCGCGGCGCCTATTTTTCGCAGCGCAACTATTTGGTCAACGACGGCAACGTCACCGACGACGACATCTTGCATCTCGACGAAACCGAGGAAAAACTGTCGCCGGTCAATCCGTATTAA
- a CDS encoding DMT family transporter codes for MAFADALRLLLLSAIWGGSFLLMRIAAPILGLAYVAEGRVLSASLFLFVLALFRKRSGGLLRNWRYLLTMGFFNVALPFSLFAYAAATLSTSQLSVLNATAPIWAYAIGLALGLERLDFKRLCGMVTAFCGVVLLFWGVLAASPDQFLLPVIGSLSAAFSYGIATNYAKANARLAPFETAHGSLWAASLLLLPMLFLWPVKQVPTAESLIAVVGLGIVCTGVAFPLYYRLIRDIGASSALTVTFLNPVFATLWGALYLAEAVTPQQLLGMAVILAGTALSTGFRVGDLVRRRKPA; via the coding sequence ATGGCTTTTGCCGATGCTTTGCGCTTGCTGCTTCTGTCTGCAATCTGGGGCGGGTCCTTTCTGTTGATGCGGATTGCCGCGCCGATTTTGGGGCTGGCCTATGTCGCGGAGGGCCGGGTGTTGTCGGCGTCGTTATTTCTGTTCGTGCTGGCCTTGTTCAGGAAACGGTCGGGCGGATTGTTGCGGAACTGGCGTTATTTGCTGACGATGGGGTTTTTCAACGTCGCGTTGCCGTTCAGTTTGTTCGCCTATGCGGCGGCAACGCTGTCGACTTCGCAACTGTCGGTGTTGAACGCGACTGCGCCGATTTGGGCTTATGCGATCGGTTTGGCGCTCGGACTTGAGCGGCTCGATTTTAAAAGGCTGTGCGGCATGGTAACTGCGTTCTGCGGCGTCGTGCTGTTGTTTTGGGGGGTGCTGGCCGCGAGTCCGGACCAATTTTTGCTGCCGGTAATCGGTTCGCTGTCCGCCGCATTTTCGTACGGCATTGCGACGAATTATGCCAAGGCCAACGCCAGATTAGCACCGTTCGAGACCGCTCACGGCAGCCTGTGGGCGGCGTCGCTGCTTTTGTTGCCGATGTTGTTTCTGTGGCCGGTAAAGCAGGTGCCGACGGCAGAGTCGTTAATCGCCGTGGTCGGTTTGGGTATCGTCTGCACCGGCGTCGCCTTTCCGCTCTATTACCGGTTGATCCGCGATATCGGCGCTTCTTCGGCATTGACCGTCACGTTTTTAAATCCGGTATTCGCGACCTTGTGGGGTGCGCTGTATCTAGCCGAAGCGGTCACGCCGCAGCAACTGCTTGGCATGGCGGTGATCTTGGCCGGAACGGCGCTGTCGACCGGTTTTCGGGTTGGCGATCTTGTCAGGCGGCGCAAACCGGCTTAG
- a CDS encoding lipocalin family protein: MPFLKHLGLLLFSASFAAGAAEIPLTQADLLGTWQIEKESVNADGSGARGLNTTWTFRNDGTMEGISQENDSHARIEQLKAVLNYSVEDGKLKKQAAPGRSKMETCAATARDGNKMVLKCQSIYFFMTKK, translated from the coding sequence ATGCCTTTTCTCAAACACCTTGGCTTGCTGTTGTTCTCCGCTTCATTCGCTGCCGGCGCCGCGGAAATTCCGCTGACCCAAGCCGACCTGCTGGGCACTTGGCAAATCGAAAAAGAGTCGGTCAACGCCGACGGCAGCGGCGCCCGTGGCCTGAACACGACATGGACCTTCAGAAACGACGGCACCATGGAAGGCATTTCCCAAGAAAACGACTCCCATGCCCGGATCGAGCAACTTAAAGCGGTATTGAATTACAGCGTCGAAGACGGCAAGTTGAAAAAACAAGCGGCGCCGGGCCGCTCGAAAATGGAAACCTGTGCCGCCACTGCCAGAGACGGCAACAAAATGGTCTTGAAGTGCCAGTCGATTTATTTCTTTATGACAAAAAAATAA
- a CDS encoding cache domain-containing protein: MNALIEKHTPKLLNAMVDVRNFETRLAQLNDWWGKITLIGKINSHNVAPTILDDMARTQSKFGELQRKLTHNLLVENVQKLVLDNASKAQVAIDLLVRNLFERTADVGFLATDDDIRVFLAQTEPEPEQVRCIENRLREYVKKYSVYDEIAIFDAQGRLRAHLDPDNRIEGSDPLVAETLHSDRDYLETFRYSVLQAERCRSLIYSCKITETDQKNSRVLGVLCLCFRFEDEMRGIFADLLAAGDRGIIAILDAERRVIASSNEQLLPVDTRFPRSEAVGLVNFQGQDYIVNTRPGNGYQGYYGLGWRGQMMTRLDFAFGRAGDEQGGADYSEIIGQSDSFPPELKEIHKASVDINADLGLLVLNGKIASARQNAAEFMPVLEAIKQIGTDIAGIFAASVNSLQEVTVMSSHLNNAGFLASLAVNIMDRNLYERANDCRWWALTSAFRRNLAKTETTAVEKRQMCEILAYINALYTVYTNLYLYDAHGEIVAVSDATQTALIGSKADEASGCRTVLNNADSQHYGVSDFVPSRFYQGRHTYIYNAAVTDPAGNGRVVGGIGIVFDSEPQFSAMLRELLPKEAGGAPLKNSFAAFTDRQGRILGLANHGHYRVGERLPLDDSHFALKNGQTSSSLLRHEGANYVLGIAAGKGYREYKTADGYCNDVLAFVFIPL; the protein is encoded by the coding sequence ATGAATGCATTGATCGAGAAACATACGCCCAAGCTACTGAACGCAATGGTCGACGTCAGAAATTTCGAAACGCGTCTGGCGCAACTGAACGACTGGTGGGGAAAAATCACGTTGATCGGCAAGATCAACAGCCACAATGTTGCGCCGACCATTCTGGACGATATGGCACGTACGCAAAGCAAATTCGGCGAATTGCAGCGCAAACTGACCCATAACCTGCTGGTGGAGAACGTGCAGAAGCTGGTGCTGGACAATGCCTCGAAAGCGCAGGTGGCGATCGATCTGCTGGTGCGAAATTTGTTCGAGCGCACCGCCGACGTCGGCTTTCTGGCCACCGACGACGATATTCGGGTGTTTTTGGCTCAGACCGAGCCGGAGCCGGAACAAGTCCGCTGCATCGAAAACCGTTTGCGCGAATACGTGAAAAAGTACAGCGTTTACGACGAAATCGCCATTTTCGATGCGCAGGGCCGGTTGCGGGCGCATTTGGACCCGGATAACCGGATCGAAGGCAGCGACCCGCTGGTGGCGGAGACCTTGCACAGCGACCGCGATTATCTGGAAACCTTCCGTTACAGTGTGTTGCAAGCCGAACGTTGCCGCTCACTGATTTATTCCTGCAAGATCACCGAAACCGACCAAAAGAACTCTCGGGTGTTGGGCGTGCTGTGCCTGTGTTTTCGCTTCGAAGACGAAATGCGCGGCATATTTGCCGATTTGTTGGCGGCGGGCGACCGCGGCATCATCGCCATCCTGGATGCGGAGCGGCGGGTTATCGCCAGCAGCAACGAGCAATTGCTGCCGGTGGATACCCGCTTTCCGCGTAGCGAGGCGGTCGGCTTGGTCAATTTTCAGGGCCAGGATTACATCGTCAATACCCGGCCCGGTAACGGCTATCAGGGATACTACGGCCTGGGTTGGCGCGGGCAGATGATGACGCGGCTGGATTTTGCTTTCGGCCGCGCTGGCGACGAGCAGGGCGGTGCCGACTACAGCGAGATCATCGGCCAGTCGGACAGTTTTCCGCCGGAATTAAAGGAAATCCACAAAGCTTCTGTCGATATCAACGCCGATTTGGGGCTGCTGGTGTTGAACGGCAAAATCGCCTCCGCCCGCCAGAATGCGGCCGAATTCATGCCGGTGCTGGAAGCGATCAAACAGATCGGTACCGATATTGCCGGCATTTTCGCGGCTTCGGTGAACAGTCTGCAGGAAGTCACGGTGATGTCGTCGCATCTGAACAACGCCGGTTTTTTAGCGTCGCTCGCCGTCAACATCATGGATCGTAACCTGTACGAACGGGCCAACGATTGCCGCTGGTGGGCCTTGACTTCGGCTTTCCGCCGCAATCTGGCCAAAACCGAAACCACTGCTGTGGAGAAGCGGCAAATGTGCGAAATCCTGGCTTATATCAACGCGCTGTACACGGTGTATACCAACCTGTACCTGTACGATGCCCACGGCGAGATTGTCGCGGTGTCGGATGCGACGCAAACGGCGTTGATCGGCAGCAAGGCCGACGAAGCCAGCGGCTGCAGAACCGTATTGAACAACGCCGACAGTCAGCATTACGGGGTTTCCGATTTCGTGCCGAGCCGCTTCTATCAAGGCCGCCACACCTATATTTATAACGCCGCCGTGACCGATCCGGCCGGCAACGGCCGGGTGGTGGGCGGTATCGGCATTGTGTTCGACAGCGAACCGCAATTCAGCGCGATGCTGCGGGAGCTCCTTCCCAAAGAAGCCGGCGGCGCGCCGCTGAAAAACAGTTTTGCCGCGTTTACCGATCGCCAGGGCCGAATTTTGGGGCTTGCCAACCATGGCCATTACCGGGTCGGCGAACGTTTGCCGCTGGACGATAGCCACTTTGCTTTGAAAAACGGCCAGACCAGCTCGTCGCTGCTGCGCCACGAGGGAGCGAATTATGTGTTAGGGATTGCGGCCGGGAAGGGCTACCGCGAATACAAAACCGCGGATGGTTACTGCAACGATGTGCTGGCCTTCGTGTTCATACCGCTATAA